From a region of the Listeria monocytogenes ATCC 19117 genome:
- the pdxS gene encoding pyridoxal 5'-phosphate synthase lyase subunit PdxS, with translation MEKKVGTDRVKRGMAQMQKGGVIMDVVNAEQAKIAEEAGAVAVMALERVPSDIRAAGGVARMADPRIVEEVMNAVSIPVMAKARIGHITEARVLEAMGVDYIDESEVLTPADDEFHLLKSDFTVPFVCGCRDIGEALRRIGEGAAMLRTKGEPGTGNIVEAVRHMRQVNGQIRQIAGMTDDELMVAAKNFGAPYELIKEIKTLGKLPVVNFAAGGVATPADAALMMELGADGVFVGSGIFKSDNPAKFASAIVQATTYYTDYELIGKLSKELGSPMKGIEMSRLNPEDRMQDRSI, from the coding sequence ATGGAGAAAAAAGTTGGTACAGATCGTGTAAAACGTGGTATGGCGCAAATGCAAAAAGGTGGCGTCATTATGGACGTAGTTAATGCTGAACAAGCAAAAATCGCAGAAGAAGCTGGCGCTGTTGCCGTTATGGCGCTTGAACGGGTTCCTTCCGATATTCGTGCAGCTGGTGGTGTCGCTCGTATGGCCGATCCTCGTATTGTCGAAGAAGTAATGAACGCTGTTTCTATCCCCGTAATGGCGAAAGCACGTATTGGTCATATTACAGAAGCTCGCGTCCTTGAAGCAATGGGTGTTGATTATATCGACGAAAGTGAAGTATTAACACCAGCCGATGATGAATTCCATTTATTAAAATCAGATTTCACTGTCCCATTCGTGTGTGGTTGTCGTGATATTGGTGAAGCACTCCGCCGTATTGGTGAAGGGGCTGCCATGCTTCGTACAAAAGGAGAACCCGGAACAGGCAATATCGTTGAAGCTGTCCGCCACATGCGCCAAGTAAACGGTCAAATCCGCCAAATTGCGGGAATGACGGATGATGAGTTAATGGTTGCCGCTAAAAACTTCGGTGCTCCATATGAATTAATCAAAGAAATTAAAACACTTGGCAAACTTCCGGTCGTTAATTTTGCTGCTGGTGGTGTTGCGACTCCCGCAGATGCCGCATTAATGATGGAACTTGGAGCAGACGGCGTTTTCGTTGGTTCTGGTATTTTCAAATCAGATAACCCTGCCAAATTTGCCAGTGCGATTGTCCAAGCTACCACTTACTATACTGACTATGAGCTAATCGGAAAACTTTCCAAAGAGCTAGGTTCCCCGATGAAAGGAATCGAAATGTCTCGCCTTAACCCAGAAGACAGAATGCAAGATCGGAGCATTTAA
- the pdxT gene encoding pyridoxal 5'-phosphate synthase glutaminase subunit PdxT, with protein MKKIGVLAIQGAVDEHIQMIESAGALAFKVKHSSDLDGLDGLVLPGGESTTMRKIMKRYDLMEPIRAFASEGKAIFGTCAGLVLLSKEIEGGEESLGLIEATAIRNGFGRQKESFEAELNVEAFGEPAFEAIFIRAPYLIEPSNEVAVLATVENRIVAAKQANILVTAFHPELTNDNRWMNYFLEKMV; from the coding sequence ATGAAAAAAATTGGAGTCCTTGCAATTCAAGGTGCAGTTGATGAACATATCCAAATGATTGAATCAGCCGGTGCTCTTGCTTTTAAAGTAAAGCATTCAAGTGATTTAGATGGACTTGACGGGCTTGTTTTACCTGGTGGTGAAAGTACAACGATGCGCAAGATTATGAAGCGTTATGATTTAATGGAACCTATCCGCGCATTTGCAAGTGAAGGGAAAGCTATTTTTGGAACTTGTGCTGGGCTTGTCCTTTTGTCAAAAGAAATTGAAGGTGGCGAAGAGAGCCTAGGATTGATTGAAGCTACCGCGATCCGTAATGGTTTTGGTAGGCAGAAAGAGAGTTTTGAAGCCGAATTAAACGTCGAAGCATTTGGTGAACCTGCGTTTGAAGCTATATTTATCCGCGCACCATACTTAATTGAACCGAGTAATGAGGTAGCTGTGTTAGCAACAGTTGAAAATCGAATCGTAGCAGCTAAACAAGCTAATATTTTAGTTACCGCATTCCATCCTGAACTTACTAACGACAATCGCTGGATGAATTACTTCCTCGAAAAAATGGTATAA
- the pta gene encoding phosphate acetyltransferase yields MSDLFTTIKGQVTGKNVRIVLPEGTDERIVGAAARLQKENIVKPILLGNKAEIEAKAKEIGVSVEGIAIHEPATDPLFDELVAAFVERRKGKATEEAARKMLVDPNYFGTMLVYTGKAEGLVSGAAHSTGDTVRPALQIIKTKPGVSKVAGAMIMVRGEERYLFSDVAINIAPVAADLAENAIVSAETAEIFGIDPRVAMLSFSTKGSAKSDETEKVVEATALAKEKAPELTLDGEFQFDAAFVPTVAEKKAPGSVIKGDANVFIFPSLEAGNIGYKIAQRLGNFEAVGPILQGLNAPVNDLSRGCNTDDVYNLTLITAAQAVNK; encoded by the coding sequence ATGAGTGATTTATTTACTACAATCAAAGGACAAGTTACTGGGAAAAACGTGCGCATCGTACTACCTGAAGGAACAGATGAACGTATTGTTGGAGCAGCTGCACGTCTGCAAAAAGAAAATATCGTAAAACCAATTTTGCTTGGTAACAAAGCTGAAATTGAAGCAAAAGCAAAAGAAATTGGCGTTTCTGTTGAAGGAATCGCTATTCACGAACCTGCGACCGATCCACTTTTTGATGAATTAGTGGCTGCATTTGTAGAACGTCGTAAAGGGAAAGCAACAGAAGAAGCTGCACGTAAAATGCTCGTTGATCCAAACTATTTTGGAACAATGCTTGTATACACTGGAAAAGCAGAAGGTCTTGTAAGTGGCGCGGCTCACTCTACTGGTGACACTGTTCGCCCAGCACTACAAATTATTAAAACAAAACCAGGCGTAAGTAAAGTTGCCGGCGCAATGATTATGGTTCGCGGTGAAGAACGCTATTTATTCAGTGATGTAGCTATCAATATTGCACCAGTTGCAGCAGATTTAGCAGAAAATGCGATTGTAAGTGCGGAAACAGCAGAAATCTTCGGCATTGATCCACGTGTTGCAATGCTAAGTTTCTCTACAAAAGGTTCTGCAAAATCCGATGAAACGGAAAAAGTCGTAGAAGCAACTGCTCTTGCAAAAGAAAAAGCACCTGAATTAACGCTTGATGGTGAATTCCAATTTGACGCGGCATTTGTTCCAACGGTTGCTGAGAAAAAAGCGCCAGGATCCGTTATTAAAGGGGACGCAAATGTATTTATCTTCCCAAGCCTAGAAGCAGGAAACATTGGTTACAAAATTGCGCAACGTTTAGGTAACTTTGAAGCAGTTGGCCCAATTTTACAAGGCTTAAATGCACCAGTTAATGATTTATCTCGTGGTTGTAATACAGATGACGTTTATAACTTAACGTTAATTACAGCAGCGCAAGCAGTGAATAAATAA
- a CDS encoding FeoA family protein, with amino-acid sequence MQLNETAVGEKVRISELKIENAMLKRRLLALGCDEGCDICIKQKGLFGGPCTFETKGQYISIRQCDACAIMVERR; translated from the coding sequence ATGCAATTAAATGAAACTGCTGTCGGTGAAAAAGTTCGCATCTCAGAATTAAAAATTGAGAACGCCATGCTTAAACGTCGCTTACTTGCACTTGGTTGCGATGAAGGTTGTGATATTTGTATCAAACAAAAAGGACTATTTGGTGGTCCCTGTACTTTTGAAACAAAAGGGCAATATATCAGCATTAGACAATGTGATGCTTGCGCCATTATGGTGGAACGCAGATGA
- the feoB gene encoding ferrous iron transport protein B: protein MSQNTYCLLGNPNTGKTSLFNALTGSYEYVGNWSGVTVEKKVGTLRSKTGKLIDLPGIYDLNPISRDETVVTRFLLEEKFDCMLNIVDSSQIERNLNLTIQLLEFGAPVVMGLNMIDVAAGRGIHLNIQNLAKQLRIPILPVVARSGKGTDDILSTLSEKHVAPAIPLVLPYGEPAEKAITEIQALIKDMIPAKQSRWLAVQFLSKNEVTEEFLATCPALEQLKHIRTELEIALDGKLENHFHQVRVNYIHDICLTSVEYTRHSDIPLSDKLDKIFTHKFFGIPIFLGIMWLIFQITFTWVGAPLSDLLDGFIGGPLTDSVTSFLTAIGASGFITDLVADGIIAGVGGVLVFVPQILVIFFFISVLEDSGYMARIAVVMDRVMEIFGLNGKAFIPMIIGFGCNVPGIMAARSIEESKERTLTILVSPFMSCSARLPVYALFVGVFFEKHQALVVLSLYVIGILMALIVTKILSKTLLKKDNSVFVVELPPYRLPSLKTLWRSTWEKGKGFLRKAGTFIFAGSVIIWLLNYAGPSGLDVPMGESFLAIIGGMLAPLLVPLGFGTWQAGATLIPGFLAKEVVVSTMAIIYAVGESSLGSIVSTFYTPLSAYCFMLFILLYIPCLATVAAIRKETSSWKWSAFAVAYPLVTAYVLVFLVYQIGSLFV, encoded by the coding sequence ATGAGTCAAAATACATATTGCTTACTCGGAAACCCAAATACCGGGAAAACTTCCTTATTTAATGCATTAACAGGCTCTTATGAATATGTAGGAAACTGGAGCGGAGTCACCGTCGAAAAGAAAGTCGGTACGTTGCGCTCAAAAACTGGAAAATTAATTGATTTACCCGGTATTTATGACTTAAATCCGATTTCTCGTGATGAAACAGTTGTCACTAGATTTTTACTGGAAGAGAAATTCGATTGTATGTTAAATATTGTTGATTCCTCGCAAATTGAGCGAAATCTAAATTTAACCATTCAGCTACTTGAGTTTGGTGCACCTGTTGTGATGGGACTGAATATGATTGATGTAGCTGCCGGTCGCGGTATTCATCTAAACATCCAGAACCTTGCCAAACAATTGCGCATTCCAATTTTGCCAGTAGTTGCTCGTTCCGGAAAAGGTACAGACGATATTTTATCTACTTTGTCAGAAAAACACGTAGCTCCCGCGATTCCACTTGTTTTACCATACGGGGAACCCGCGGAAAAAGCGATTACTGAAATCCAAGCTTTAATCAAAGACATGATTCCTGCCAAACAATCTCGCTGGCTTGCTGTTCAATTTCTTTCTAAAAATGAAGTCACAGAAGAATTTTTAGCGACATGCCCTGCTTTGGAGCAATTAAAACATATCCGCACAGAACTTGAAATTGCGCTTGACGGTAAACTAGAAAATCATTTTCACCAAGTTCGTGTGAATTACATTCATGATATTTGTTTAACCTCGGTCGAATATACGCGCCATTCGGATATTCCACTATCCGATAAACTCGATAAAATTTTCACCCACAAGTTTTTTGGCATTCCTATTTTTCTTGGTATTATGTGGTTGATTTTCCAAATAACCTTTACTTGGGTTGGCGCACCGCTATCTGATTTGCTCGATGGTTTTATTGGCGGGCCGCTGACGGACTCCGTAACATCCTTTTTAACAGCCATTGGCGCATCTGGATTTATCACTGATTTGGTTGCAGATGGTATCATCGCTGGTGTCGGTGGCGTGCTTGTCTTTGTTCCTCAAATATTGGTTATTTTCTTCTTCATTTCTGTCTTAGAAGATTCTGGATACATGGCTAGAATAGCGGTTGTTATGGACCGCGTAATGGAAATCTTCGGCTTAAATGGGAAAGCTTTTATTCCGATGATTATCGGCTTTGGTTGTAATGTCCCTGGAATTATGGCGGCGCGCTCGATTGAAGAATCCAAAGAACGAACACTAACTATTCTCGTTTCACCATTTATGTCCTGCTCCGCGCGACTTCCTGTTTATGCTCTTTTTGTAGGCGTGTTTTTCGAGAAACATCAGGCGCTCGTAGTACTTTCACTTTACGTTATCGGTATTTTAATGGCACTTATCGTCACTAAAATTTTATCAAAAACTTTACTTAAAAAAGATAATTCCGTATTCGTCGTCGAACTACCACCCTACCGCCTCCCATCGCTTAAAACTTTATGGCGCAGCACGTGGGAAAAAGGAAAAGGATTCTTGCGTAAAGCGGGAACATTCATTTTCGCAGGTTCGGTTATCATTTGGTTGCTAAACTACGCTGGTCCATCTGGACTCGACGTACCAATGGGCGAAAGTTTCTTAGCAATTATCGGTGGCATGCTCGCCCCACTACTCGTTCCGCTTGGTTTCGGAACATGGCAAGCGGGAGCCACCCTTATACCTGGTTTTCTAGCAAAAGAAGTAGTCGTTTCCACAATGGCAATTATTTATGCAGTTGGAGAAAGTTCGCTTGGCAGCATCGTTAGCACTTTCTATACACCACTTTCGGCTTATTGCTTTATGTTGTTCATCTTGCTTTACATCCCATGTTTAGCGACAGTTGCCGCCATTCGTAAAGAAACTAGTTCGTGGAAATGGAGCGCATTTGCTGTCGCTTATCCACTTGTTACAGCCTACGTGTTAGTATTTCTCGTTTATCAAATTGGTAGTCTATTCGTTTAA
- a CDS encoding FeoB-associated Cys-rich membrane protein produces the protein MFFVSIMVNLLLGGAIFGYTIYAIIKFIKRSKQGKCGGCELEKACNCESDEHTNLDHIFK, from the coding sequence ATGTTTTTCGTGAGTATAATGGTTAATTTATTACTTGGTGGCGCAATTTTCGGCTACACTATTTACGCGATTATTAAATTTATCAAACGCAGTAAACAAGGAAAATGTGGCGGCTGTGAACTTGAAAAAGCCTGTAATTGCGAGTCAGACGAACATACAAATTTGGATCATATCTTTAAATAG
- a CDS encoding metallophosphoesterase, whose amino-acid sequence MALKIKWIIAISMIIVLLVVGWFLGTRLTVKKYEVSSAKIEKEIKLVQLSDLHFSEFGDKNENLLHKVANLNPDVIAITGDLFDRQGDSVPKELIKKLTKIAPVYFSPGNHEYDVKNAYEDDYKPFLEKIGVVNLEDQTATIDVGGQKFQMSGLRSSANLDYDYPYYKEGLAEIKKQQDSTYYQILLSHMPDYFELYVENGFDLTLSGHTHGGIVRIPYTNIGAIAPGPQRTLLPDYVYGEHSKDGKTMIISAGLGAGSLHQKAFPRLGNPYEIVAVTIKPATN is encoded by the coding sequence ATGGCTTTAAAGATAAAGTGGATTATAGCAATCAGTATGATTATTGTACTTTTAGTTGTAGGATGGTTTTTGGGGACTAGGCTAACGGTGAAAAAATATGAAGTGAGTTCTGCTAAAATTGAAAAAGAAATTAAACTAGTGCAATTATCGGATTTGCATTTTAGTGAATTTGGCGATAAGAATGAAAATTTGTTACATAAAGTGGCAAATTTAAATCCAGATGTGATTGCAATTACTGGAGATCTTTTTGATAGGCAAGGGGATAGTGTTCCTAAAGAGCTTATTAAAAAGCTTACGAAGATTGCGCCGGTTTATTTTTCGCCGGGGAACCATGAATATGATGTTAAAAATGCCTATGAGGACGATTACAAGCCATTTTTAGAAAAAATTGGTGTAGTTAACTTAGAAGATCAAACTGCTACTATCGACGTGGGAGGACAGAAATTTCAAATGTCTGGATTGCGGAGTAGTGCGAATTTAGATTATGACTATCCTTATTATAAAGAAGGACTAGCAGAAATAAAAAAGCAGCAAGATTCAACGTATTATCAAATTCTTTTGTCGCATATGCCGGACTATTTTGAGCTTTATGTGGAGAATGGTTTTGATTTAACTTTAAGTGGCCACACGCATGGAGGGATTGTGCGTATTCCGTATACGAATATTGGTGCGATTGCTCCAGGACCGCAGCGAACACTTTTGCCGGATTATGTATACGGAGAACATTCAAAAGATGGAAAGACAATGATAATTTCAGCTGGACTTGGTGCGGGAAGTCTTCATCAAAAAGCATTTCCGAGGTTAGGAAATCCATATGAAATTGTTGCGGTGACGATAAAGCCAGCGACGAACTGA
- a CDS encoding DeoR/GlpR family DNA-binding transcription regulator — protein sequence MNQKERIVEELKLLENKKTISQEELMQIFSISKDTARRDILKLVESGLAERYPGGVSLPVLKPQIESYTSRLVKQSEQKKKIAYAAGKVIKDHMTIYLDVSTTVHFLASNLEQHDLVVVTNSMDNAIAASQKEANKVYLLGGFFNFHSRVLSGEPVLGQLQQFNFDVAFIGGAGLTEDGIFYSELTDVYMKQEIIRNSEKVFLLIDSTKVNKKTASKIDFSGIDAVITDQPLPKDLMQCLISKEVEVISLKGL from the coding sequence ATGAACCAAAAAGAACGAATAGTGGAGGAACTGAAGCTGCTAGAGAACAAGAAAACTATCTCTCAGGAAGAACTCATGCAGATTTTTTCCATTTCAAAAGATACAGCAAGGCGCGATATTTTAAAATTAGTCGAAAGCGGACTCGCAGAACGCTATCCAGGTGGCGTGTCACTACCAGTTTTAAAACCTCAAATAGAAAGCTATACAAGTAGATTAGTAAAACAAAGTGAACAGAAAAAGAAAATTGCTTATGCAGCAGGTAAAGTGATAAAAGATCATATGACAATCTATTTAGATGTTTCGACCACTGTTCATTTTTTGGCTTCAAACCTTGAGCAACATGATTTAGTAGTAGTAACGAATTCGATGGATAATGCCATAGCTGCATCTCAGAAAGAAGCGAACAAAGTATATTTGCTCGGTGGTTTTTTCAACTTCCATTCGCGTGTATTATCCGGTGAGCCCGTTTTAGGTCAACTTCAGCAATTTAACTTCGATGTTGCTTTTATTGGCGGGGCTGGACTAACGGAAGATGGCATCTTTTATTCAGAACTTACAGATGTTTACATGAAACAAGAGATTATCAGGAATTCCGAAAAAGTATTTTTACTAATTGATAGTACAAAAGTAAATAAAAAGACAGCTTCCAAAATTGATTTTTCTGGAATTGATGCCGTAATAACAGATCAGCCTTTACCAAAAGATTTAATGCAGTGCCTTATTTCTAAAGAAGTAGAAGTTATATCTTTGAAAGGATTGTGA
- the nagA gene encoding N-acetylglucosamine-6-phosphate deacetylase: MAVIKNVKIYKENELIDAAVITEGNLIKEVCSTTPEKYSDEPTFDGNGQLLIPGMIDVHIHGANNYDMMDGSTESIQAVSMACAETGCTSFLVTSVSSSFEDLIQMIKQTKKVIGKEKGAKIAGIHLEGPYLNIEKKGMQNPAYLRHPDLKEMKKIFDEADGLIKMVTIAPELPRGIELIDFLKKRGVVVAIAHSNATYEEAQNAFEQGATHITHCFNAMPAIHHRAPGLVTAALENDSVSVQTIVDGVHLHPGIVRLIHKIKGPDKMVLTTDALQAMGVGDGEYIFGGHQVTVKEGIARLKDGTLASSTVTMNKSLKLSNEFGIHLQDAIQMAASTPADILGMNNFGRIEKGYVADLVLLDKNFEVLTTWIDGEIY; encoded by the coding sequence ATGGCCGTTATCAAAAATGTGAAAATTTACAAAGAAAATGAATTAATTGATGCAGCAGTTATTACAGAAGGAAATTTGATAAAAGAAGTTTGCTCAACTACTCCTGAAAAGTATTCAGATGAGCCAACTTTTGATGGAAATGGACAGTTGCTAATTCCCGGAATGATCGACGTTCATATTCATGGGGCAAATAATTATGATATGATGGATGGCTCAACAGAAAGCATCCAAGCTGTTTCGATGGCTTGTGCGGAAACCGGATGTACTAGTTTCTTAGTCACCTCGGTTAGTTCTTCTTTTGAAGACTTGATCCAAATGATTAAGCAAACTAAAAAAGTCATTGGAAAAGAGAAAGGTGCCAAAATTGCAGGAATTCATTTAGAAGGCCCCTACCTTAATATAGAAAAAAAAGGAATGCAAAATCCAGCCTATTTAAGACACCCCGATTTAAAAGAAATGAAAAAGATCTTCGATGAAGCAGATGGTCTGATAAAAATGGTCACAATTGCTCCAGAATTGCCTAGGGGTATCGAACTCATTGACTTCTTGAAAAAAAGAGGAGTTGTGGTCGCCATTGCACATTCCAATGCAACTTATGAAGAGGCGCAAAATGCTTTCGAACAAGGAGCAACCCACATCACACATTGCTTCAATGCTATGCCAGCCATTCATCACCGGGCACCAGGACTTGTTACAGCAGCCTTGGAAAATGATTCGGTAAGCGTTCAAACCATTGTAGACGGTGTCCATCTCCATCCCGGAATCGTGCGCCTTATTCACAAAATTAAAGGACCAGATAAAATGGTTCTCACAACCGATGCCCTTCAAGCAATGGGAGTTGGCGACGGGGAGTATATTTTTGGCGGTCACCAAGTAACGGTTAAGGAAGGCATAGCTCGTTTAAAAGACGGGACATTAGCTTCAAGTACCGTGACGATGAATAAATCCTTAAAGTTAAGTAATGAATTTGGGATTCACTTACAAGACGCTATTCAAATGGCAGCAAGTACGCCGGCAGACATTTTAGGAATGAACAATTTTGGTCGAATCGAAAAAGGCTATGTCGCTGATTTAGTTTTACTTGATAAAAATTTTGAAGTTCTAACTACATGGATTGATGGTGAAATATATTAA
- a CDS encoding alpha/beta fold hydrolase produces MPLFKHEGTYFNYEIQGEGIPFLFLHGLGDNLKFAYETFDKDEKIQLISLDQRGHGKSGNDSRKLSYDRLAKDALALMDYLGIQHFFVGGLSMGAGVAVNLAVQAADKVLGLIILRSSATDEPMKKEVIAWFSTVSKYLPKKDGALLLEQDPIFPSIKETYPKAIDTFKRYFEDDAAVTHYKKFSDIPKDRPIKNKSELTNLTIPTLILANNYDVIHPIEYSLFYKRNIENASYYELTPKTIDAEKHKLEITTYINTFIINTSKKTNYK; encoded by the coding sequence ATGCCATTATTTAAACACGAGGGAACTTACTTTAACTATGAAATCCAAGGTGAAGGCATACCATTTTTATTTCTTCATGGATTAGGTGATAATTTAAAATTTGCTTATGAAACATTTGATAAAGACGAGAAAATCCAATTAATTTCATTGGATCAAAGAGGCCATGGAAAAAGCGGAAACGATTCCAGAAAACTTAGCTACGACAGGTTGGCCAAGGACGCATTAGCGTTAATGGATTATTTAGGAATACAGCATTTTTTTGTCGGAGGATTATCTATGGGGGCTGGCGTTGCCGTGAATTTGGCCGTCCAAGCAGCCGATAAAGTGCTGGGCCTTATAATACTTAGGAGTTCTGCAACAGATGAACCGATGAAAAAAGAAGTGATAGCATGGTTTAGTACCGTAAGTAAGTATTTGCCTAAAAAAGATGGTGCCCTATTATTGGAGCAAGATCCGATTTTTCCATCGATAAAAGAGACCTATCCTAAAGCAATTGATACGTTTAAGCGCTATTTTGAAGATGACGCCGCTGTTACCCACTATAAAAAGTTTAGCGACATACCTAAAGATAGACCAATAAAAAACAAAAGTGAGTTGACTAATTTAACAATCCCTACTCTTATACTCGCAAATAACTATGATGTAATTCATCCAATCGAATACAGTTTGTTTTATAAACGTAATATTGAAAATGCAAGTTATTATGAACTAACACCTAAAACCATTGATGCAGAAAAACATAAACTGGAAATAACGACTTATATAAATACATTTATCATTAATACATCAAAAAAAACAAATTATAAGTAA
- the manA gene encoding mannose-6-phosphate isomerase, class I — MTEALFLNPVFQDRIWGGTKLHDYFGYDIPSDTTGEDWAISAHPNGPSVIKNGEYKGKTLAELWQENPALFGNPKEAVFPLLTKILDANTDLSVQVHPNDEYAKVHENGELGKTECWYIIDCAPGAELIYGHKAASKEEFATWAKNGEWDKLLRKVAIKPGEFYYVPSGTIHALGTGTLVLETQQSSDTTYRVYDYDRKDAEGNLRELHLDKAIDVTTAPHVDAKLDIKTETRGGLTETTFVSNDFFSVYKWEVDGAAEFMAKAPYTLVSVLDGEAVLTIDGTKQSIKKGDHFVLPNDVKSWEIDGKMTAIVSNPPVK; from the coding sequence ATGACAGAAGCATTATTTTTAAACCCTGTTTTTCAAGACCGAATTTGGGGTGGAACGAAATTACATGATTATTTTGGTTACGATATCCCGTCTGATACTACTGGAGAAGACTGGGCGATTTCCGCTCATCCGAACGGTCCTTCGGTAATCAAAAACGGCGAATATAAAGGCAAAACATTAGCTGAATTATGGCAAGAAAATCCTGCACTTTTTGGTAATCCGAAAGAAGCCGTTTTCCCACTATTAACGAAAATTCTGGATGCGAATACGGACCTTTCTGTACAAGTTCATCCAAATGACGAATATGCGAAAGTGCATGAAAACGGGGAACTTGGCAAAACAGAATGCTGGTATATTATTGACTGCGCTCCTGGTGCGGAATTAATATATGGACACAAAGCAGCTAGCAAAGAAGAATTCGCTACTTGGGCAAAAAACGGCGAATGGGATAAATTGCTTCGTAAAGTGGCGATTAAACCAGGTGAATTTTATTATGTTCCAAGTGGTACAATTCATGCGTTAGGCACGGGGACGTTAGTGCTTGAAACACAACAAAGCTCTGATACTACTTATCGTGTATATGACTATGACCGTAAAGACGCAGAAGGAAACTTGCGCGAACTTCATTTGGATAAAGCTATTGACGTTACGACTGCACCGCATGTGGATGCGAAGTTAGATATTAAAACAGAAACACGTGGTGGGTTGACTGAAACTACTTTTGTATCGAATGATTTCTTTAGCGTATACAAATGGGAAGTGGACGGCGCGGCTGAATTCATGGCTAAAGCTCCTTATACGTTAGTGAGTGTTTTAGACGGAGAAGCGGTACTTACGATTGATGGAACAAAACAATCGATTAAAAAAGGCGATCATTTTGTATTGCCGAATGATGTAAAATCTTGGGAAATTGATGGAAAAATGACGGCGATTGTTTCGAATCCGCCTGTGAAATAA
- a CDS encoding NADPH-dependent oxidoreductase produces MNDVLTLLRNHRSFRKYKKGVEIPEENLDAIIRAAQAAPSWINGQHYSIIAIKDQERKNKMAELCGNQPYIAECSVFLCFVADFHRVKVASDMHGKSFQIAGEEDLLMVAATDIGLCMQNALTAAESLDYGTICIGGLRRNITATAEFLNLPEFVMPVVGLCIGVPDVEAPVKPRLPKEAVYFEETYQTDVMPLLEAYDQEIIPFSEREGFVSYTERLAKFYDRPYYPNLTEQIKERGFLGGK; encoded by the coding sequence ATGAATGACGTATTAACTTTGCTAAGAAATCATCGCTCTTTTCGTAAATATAAAAAAGGGGTTGAGATTCCGGAAGAAAATCTAGATGCGATTATCCGAGCAGCTCAAGCAGCCCCGTCGTGGATTAATGGTCAACACTATTCGATTATTGCGATTAAAGATCAAGAACGTAAAAATAAAATGGCCGAACTTTGCGGAAATCAACCTTACATAGCAGAATGTTCCGTTTTTCTTTGTTTTGTGGCAGATTTTCACCGCGTAAAAGTAGCGAGTGACATGCACGGCAAAAGTTTCCAAATTGCCGGGGAAGAAGATTTACTAATGGTTGCGGCAACAGACATCGGACTTTGTATGCAAAATGCTTTAACAGCTGCTGAGTCGCTTGATTACGGGACGATTTGTATTGGTGGTTTGCGACGAAATATCACGGCAACCGCTGAATTCCTAAATTTACCAGAATTCGTCATGCCCGTTGTCGGACTTTGTATTGGCGTTCCAGATGTCGAAGCACCTGTAAAACCACGTTTGCCGAAAGAAGCAGTTTATTTTGAAGAGACGTACCAAACTGATGTCATGCCTTTACTAGAAGCATATGACCAAGAGATTATTCCGTTTTCAGAGCGAGAAGGCTTTGTTTCTTATACCGAACGGTTAGCCAAATTTTATGACAGACCTTATTATCCAAATTTAACAGAACAAATAAAAGAAAGAGGCTTTTTAGGCGGGAAATAA
- a CDS encoding helix-turn-helix domain-containing protein, protein MRQQQIDFKWLEENFLTANEAATYLGISKQALLSLAKRDVLPFTKKGNMVLFHRMDIELRLENQQSLREKYRPFET, encoded by the coding sequence GTGCGCCAACAACAAATAGATTTTAAATGGCTTGAAGAAAACTTCCTGACTGCGAATGAAGCCGCGACTTACTTAGGCATATCTAAGCAAGCACTCCTTTCCTTAGCCAAACGCGATGTACTCCCCTTTACGAAAAAAGGAAATATGGTTCTTTTCCACCGAATGGACATTGAACTTCGGCTTGAAAACCAACAAAGCTTACGTGAAAAATACCGTCCTTTTGAAACGTAA